Proteins found in one Candidatus Bathyarchaeota archaeon genomic segment:
- a CDS encoding type II toxin-antitoxin system VapC family toxin: MILLDSSLIVAYSNEIDENHSRALQIVRDLDVGRYGTPVITDYIFDEVVTVMLIKTKNLEKVFELGETLLNSTLFFRIDENLFSLAWSIFKEQRKPIFSFTDCASIAVCRINGISNIATFDEDFKKLEGYTIIGPPAST, encoded by the coding sequence ATGATCCTCCTTGATTCAAGCCTCATAGTGGCCTATTCAAACGAGATCGATGAAAACCATTCTAGGGCCCTTCAAATAGTAAGGGATTTGGATGTAGGTAGATATGGAACTCCGGTCATCACAGACTATATATTCGACGAGGTTGTCACAGTTATGCTGATCAAGACGAAGAACTTGGAAAAGGTATTTGAGTTAGGTGAAACGCTGCTCAACTCAACCCTATTTTTCAGAATAGATGAAAACCTATTCAGCCTAGCTTGGAGTATATTTAAAGAACAGAGAAAGCCAATCTTCAGCTTCACAGACTGTGCAAGTATAGCCGTGTGCAGGATAAATGGAATATCAAACATAGCAACCTTCGATGAAGACTTCAAAAAACTTGAGGGATATACTATAATTGGGCCACCTGCCTCTACATAG
- a CDS encoding DNA-directed DNA polymerase I — MQPEELEEAFEEEALQPLGRLASRDLPPSILLSAGYDGKAEKAFLRLYEPTSQQIYIWYDDTGHLPYCISKKSPEELRKNEKLLSYPGLLTLEPIEKYDALTDEKIRVTKIVASNPLAIGGQGKSGIRNVLEESWESYIRYYQNYIYDRGLIPGMPYRVEDGRLVEEDYELPEEVMERLSLLIKDEEPDFKEQILEWARLLQHPVPRIRRASVDIEVQMTQADRVPNPEEAQQPIIAISSVSSEGLRRVFILAEEKMEQPLIEGAEIKVFHDEKELIRETFRLLDEYPVILTFNGDDFDLRYLRRRAQRLGFSPEEIPITLGRKFAYLRNGVHIDLYRFFLNRAVQVYAFSDRYRENTLDDVASSLIGERKLQLDFSTSSRVEVAKYCLQDAKITYELTSFDEDLVMKLMVILCRISRMTLEDVTRQGVSRWILTLMEYEHRRRGWLIPNEDDILTLKGETATKAIIKGRKYLGAIVREPKAGIHFGVTVLDFASLYPSAIRNWNLSYETILCPHPEDRNNIIPGTPHWVCRKRRGLTSLLIGSLRDLRVKWYKPLSRDKRLSREERAFYDVVQRALKVILNASYGVFGAETFRLYCPPLAESTAAIGRYAMTKTLEASEKLGIEVIYGDTDSIFLEQPKEEQIIELMEWSRKNLGVELDIDKVYRYVVFSRRKKNYVGVSPDGSVDIKGLTGKKRHIPPIIKEAFHQLTKILADIQRPEDVEGAKDAIRELVERVYNRLRSREFELEELAFRVMLGRSLSSYETNPQHVKAAKMLQEQGITLGVGDIISYVVTQGGVKPVRLASKRDIDVDKYVEYLESMFEQVLEAFEIDLDRIIGRPRITTLQSFFQDSPRRS; from the coding sequence ATGCAACCTGAAGAGCTGGAGGAGGCATTCGAGGAGGAGGCCCTACAGCCCCTCGGAAGGCTCGCTTCTAGAGACCTACCTCCATCTATCCTCCTATCGGCGGGATACGACGGCAAGGCTGAGAAGGCCTTCCTCCGCCTCTACGAGCCCACATCCCAGCAGATCTACATATGGTACGACGACACAGGGCACCTCCCCTACTGCATCTCGAAGAAGAGTCCAGAGGAGCTCAGGAAGAACGAGAAGCTCCTCAGCTATCCAGGCCTCCTCACATTGGAGCCCATTGAGAAGTATGATGCTCTCACGGATGAGAAGATCAGAGTTACGAAGATCGTAGCCTCTAACCCCTTAGCCATAGGGGGTCAAGGTAAATCGGGGATAAGGAATGTATTAGAGGAGAGCTGGGAGAGCTACATACGCTACTACCAGAACTATATCTACGATAGGGGCCTGATCCCGGGGATGCCTTACAGGGTGGAGGATGGAAGGCTGGTTGAGGAGGATTATGAGCTTCCGGAGGAGGTTATGGAGAGGCTATCCCTCCTGATAAAGGATGAAGAACCTGATTTCAAGGAGCAGATATTGGAGTGGGCGAGGCTCCTCCAGCATCCTGTTCCCCGCATACGCCGCGCGTCTGTAGACATAGAGGTACAAATGACCCAAGCTGATAGGGTTCCCAACCCCGAGGAGGCCCAGCAGCCCATCATAGCGATCTCATCAGTCTCTAGCGAGGGTTTGAGACGTGTCTTTATCCTGGCCGAGGAAAAAATGGAGCAGCCCTTGATAGAGGGGGCTGAGATCAAGGTATTCCATGATGAGAAGGAGCTCATCAGAGAGACCTTCAGGCTCCTAGATGAGTATCCGGTCATTCTCACCTTCAACGGTGATGACTTCGATCTAAGATACCTGAGGAGGAGGGCCCAGAGGCTTGGCTTCTCGCCTGAGGAGATCCCTATAACCCTGGGCAGGAAGTTCGCCTATCTCAGGAACGGCGTCCACATAGACCTATACAGGTTCTTCCTGAACAGGGCTGTCCAAGTCTATGCCTTCAGCGACCGCTACAGGGAGAACACCCTAGATGATGTCGCCTCCAGCCTCATCGGGGAGAGGAAGCTTCAGCTTGACTTCTCAACCTCCTCAAGGGTGGAGGTGGCCAAGTACTGCCTACAGGACGCTAAGATAACCTACGAGTTGACCTCCTTTGACGAAGACTTGGTGATGAAGCTCATGGTGATACTATGCAGGATAAGCAGGATGACTCTTGAGGATGTGACCAGGCAGGGTGTTAGCAGATGGATCCTCACCCTTATGGAGTATGAGCATAGGAGGAGGGGGTGGCTCATCCCTAATGAGGATGACATCCTAACCCTAAAGGGGGAGACGGCGACAAAGGCGATAATAAAGGGGAGAAAGTACCTAGGAGCCATAGTCAGGGAACCTAAGGCAGGGATACACTTCGGGGTTACGGTCCTCGACTTCGCCTCCCTATACCCCTCAGCCATAAGGAACTGGAACCTAAGCTACGAGACTATCCTTTGCCCCCACCCAGAGGATAGGAACAACATAATACCGGGAACCCCCCACTGGGTCTGCAGGAAACGTAGGGGTCTAACCAGCCTCCTCATAGGCAGCCTGAGAGACCTCAGGGTGAAATGGTACAAACCCCTATCAAGGGATAAGAGGCTGTCTAGGGAGGAGAGGGCCTTCTACGACGTGGTCCAGAGGGCTCTTAAGGTAATATTAAACGCCTCCTATGGCGTCTTTGGCGCGGAGACCTTCAGGCTCTACTGCCCACCCCTCGCCGAGAGCACAGCAGCCATAGGCAGATACGCGATGACCAAGACCCTTGAGGCCTCCGAGAAGCTTGGGATAGAGGTGATCTACGGAGACACCGACAGCATCTTCCTAGAGCAGCCGAAGGAGGAGCAGATAATCGAACTCATGGAGTGGTCTAGAAAAAACCTAGGGGTTGAACTCGACATTGATAAGGTCTATAGATATGTGGTCTTCTCAAGGCGGAAGAAGAACTATGTGGGGGTATCCCCCGACGGGAGTGTGGACATAAAGGGGTTGACCGGGAAGAAGAGGCATATACCGCCCATTATAAAGGAGGCATTCCATCAGCTCACAAAGATCCTAGCCGATATCCAGAGACCCGAGGATGTGGAGGGGGCCAAGGATGCCATAAGGGAGCTCGTGGAGAGGGTATATAACAGGCTGAGGAGTAGGGAGTTCGAGCTTGAGGAGCTCGCCTTCAGGGTGATGCTCGGGAGGAGCTTATCAAGCTACGAGACCAACCCACAGCACGTTAAGGCGGCGAAGATGCTCCAGGAGCAGGGAATAACCCTAGGGGTGGGCGACATAATAAGCTACGTCGTCACTCAGGGGGGAGTAAAACCTGTAAGGCTTGCATCCAAGAGGGATATTGATGTAGATAAATACGTGGAATACCTAGAGTCCATGTTTGAGCAGGTTCTTGAGGCCTTCGAGATAGATCTAGACCGGATAATAGGTCGTCCGAGGATAACAACACTCCAAAGCTTCTTCCAAGATAGCCCAAGAAGAAGCTAA
- the asnS gene encoding asparagine--tRNA ligase: MSEQSKPVDVADILDGVYDEQRISVRGWIYNKRSSGGIQFLLVRDGSGVIQCTLDRKSIGEEEFERIERLPLESVIEVEGIVRADKRAPGGRELSVNRVGLILESQPDYPITHKRHGLDFLLDNRHLYIREPKMQAILRLRAKTMEAARSWLVKNGYTETHSPIFTAAACEGGSTLFQVEYFDEEGVYLAQSWQLYAEALISSLGKIYTIAPSFRAEKSRTRRHLAEYWHLEVEEPFTDLYGIMKVGDELVTHICHTLAQERPRELRKLGREPEELLRLEPPFPRITYDEALEILRKDGIELLWGEDMGWQQEEPLTKHFDTPFWVTHFPKGVKAFYHKPDPKRPEVTLSADLLAPEGYGEIIGGGQRIDNYEELLQRIREEGLDPEDYRWYLDLRRWGSVPHSGFGLGIERLLMWIAKLEHIRDAIPFPRDMRRVYP; the protein is encoded by the coding sequence ATGTCCGAACAGTCTAAACCGGTAGACGTGGCAGATATACTTGACGGTGTGTATGATGAGCAGAGGATCTCGGTGAGAGGATGGATCTACAATAAGAGGAGTAGTGGAGGCATTCAGTTCCTCCTCGTGAGGGATGGCTCAGGGGTAATTCAATGCACCCTAGACAGGAAGAGCATAGGAGAGGAGGAGTTCGAGAGGATCGAGAGGCTACCCCTCGAATCTGTTATCGAGGTCGAAGGGATAGTGAGAGCAGATAAGAGGGCCCCTGGGGGCAGAGAACTCTCAGTAAATCGGGTTGGACTTATCTTAGAATCCCAGCCCGATTATCCGATAACCCATAAGAGGCATGGGTTGGACTTCCTCCTAGACAATCGCCACCTCTATATCAGGGAGCCTAAGATGCAGGCAATCCTTAGGTTAAGGGCTAAGACTATGGAGGCTGCCAGAAGCTGGCTCGTCAAGAATGGTTACACTGAGACCCACTCCCCCATCTTCACAGCTGCAGCGTGCGAGGGGGGTTCAACCCTCTTCCAGGTGGAGTACTTCGATGAGGAGGGGGTCTACCTAGCCCAGAGCTGGCAGCTATACGCGGAGGCCCTCATCAGCAGCCTCGGTAAGATATACACCATAGCCCCAAGCTTCAGGGCGGAGAAGAGCAGAACCCGACGCCACCTAGCAGAGTACTGGCACCTCGAGGTGGAGGAGCCCTTCACAGACCTATATGGGATAATGAAGGTCGGCGACGAGCTGGTAACCCACATCTGCCACACATTGGCCCAGGAAAGGCCTAGGGAGCTGAGGAAACTTGGAAGGGAGCCAGAGGAGCTTCTGAGGCTTGAGCCTCCATTTCCCAGGATAACCTATGACGAGGCCCTCGAGATACTGAGGAAGGATGGGATAGAGCTCCTATGGGGGGAGGATATGGGTTGGCAGCAGGAGGAGCCCCTAACCAAGCATTTTGACACCCCCTTCTGGGTCACCCACTTCCCGAAGGGGGTGAAGGCCTTCTACCATAAGCCCGACCCGAAGAGGCCGGAGGTCACCCTCTCAGCAGATCTCCTAGCCCCTGAGGGATATGGGGAGATCATTGGGGGAGGCCAGAGGATAGACAACTATGAGGAGCTTCTCCAGAGGATTAGGGAGGAGGGGCTGGACCCAGAGGACTACAGGTGGTACCTAGACCTCAGGAGGTGGGGATCGGTTCCCCACAGTGGCTTCGGCCTGGGCATCGAGAGATTATTGATGTGGATAGCAAAGCTTGAACACATCAGGGATGCGATACCCTTCCCGAGGGACATGAGGCGGGTCTATCCATAG
- a CDS encoding D-aminoacylase: MRMSYDILIRGGRVFDGTGGDWFYSDIGISDGRIVSMGRLGDAKAGRVIEADGLAVSPGFIDTHSHTDVTIMLFPTSDSKVMQGVTTEVVGNCGLSLAPIKGDLELQRRYVAAFHPEMASLLPWNWRSLGDYYRAVERLGISVNLAPLIAAGNVRISVMGFENRSPTKRELQEMGEIVEEGMREGAFGLSTGLVYPPGIFTRTDEIIELAKVAARYGGIYSSHIRGEGDTLLQSVLEAIEVGRRAGIPVLISHIKVMGRANWGMSGKILYEIERARGEGIEVNADQYPYTAGSTVFSSILPPWAQEGGIQKLLERLRDPESRERLRRDLESEIPGWQNWVKTLGWESFKMISFNREENKRYLGMTIPEIASMMGKDPFEAAMDLILMEDGGPMTVIFYGSEYDVETYMKSPHVMVSTDAFGSSPTGPIDLGLQHPRTYGTYPRILGRYVRERGLLSLGEAIRKMTSLPARKIGLMDRGLLRPGMWADIVIFDPATIIDTATYEDPLRYPKGIKHVLVNGEVVVEEGKHTGRRPGKVLKKAPLSKA; this comes from the coding sequence TATAGGCATCTCGGATGGAAGGATAGTGTCGATGGGTAGGCTTGGGGACGCTAAGGCTGGGAGGGTTATAGAGGCGGATGGCCTCGCCGTCTCCCCGGGTTTCATAGACACCCACTCCCACACCGATGTCACGATAATGCTGTTCCCAACCTCGGACTCAAAGGTGATGCAGGGGGTGACCACGGAGGTTGTTGGGAACTGTGGCCTATCCCTGGCACCCATAAAGGGAGACTTGGAACTCCAGAGGAGGTATGTGGCGGCCTTCCACCCGGAGATGGCATCCCTCCTCCCATGGAACTGGAGGAGTTTGGGAGACTACTACCGGGCTGTAGAGAGGCTAGGCATCTCCGTCAACCTAGCCCCCCTCATCGCCGCGGGGAATGTGAGGATATCCGTCATGGGCTTCGAGAACAGATCCCCAACCAAGCGGGAACTTCAGGAGATGGGGGAGATTGTGGAGGAGGGGATGAGGGAGGGGGCCTTCGGCCTCAGCACAGGCCTAGTCTATCCACCCGGAATATTCACCAGAACAGATGAAATAATAGAGCTTGCGAAGGTGGCTGCAAGATATGGTGGCATATACTCCAGCCATATAAGAGGGGAGGGAGACACCCTACTCCAGTCGGTCCTTGAGGCGATAGAGGTTGGGAGGAGGGCTGGGATCCCAGTCCTGATTTCCCATATAAAGGTGATGGGGAGGGCCAACTGGGGGATGAGCGGCAAGATCCTCTACGAGATCGAAAGAGCGAGAGGCGAGGGGATAGAGGTTAACGCGGATCAGTATCCCTACACGGCGGGCTCAACGGTGTTCTCGTCAATCCTTCCCCCATGGGCCCAGGAAGGAGGAATCCAGAAGCTCCTAGAGAGGCTTAGAGACCCAGAATCTAGGGAAAGGTTGAGGAGGGATCTGGAGTCGGAGATCCCGGGATGGCAGAACTGGGTCAAAACTCTTGGATGGGAGAGCTTCAAGATGATATCCTTCAACAGGGAGGAGAACAAGAGGTACCTGGGAATGACCATCCCAGAGATAGCATCCATGATGGGCAAGGACCCCTTCGAGGCGGCCATGGACCTCATCCTGATGGAGGATGGGGGCCCCATGACAGTCATCTTCTACGGCTCAGAATACGATGTTGAGACCTACATGAAGAGCCCCCACGTGATGGTCTCAACAGACGCCTTCGGCTCCTCACCCACGGGACCAATAGACTTGGGTCTCCAGCACCCAAGAACCTACGGCACATACCCAAGGATCCTAGGTAGATACGTGAGGGAGAGAGGCCTCCTCTCACTAGGAGAGGCGATAAGGAAGATGACCTCCCTACCAGCTAGAAAGATAGGCCTCATGGATAGGGGCCTCCTCAGGCCCGGCATGTGGGCAGACATAGTAATCTTCGACCCAGCAACGATTATAGACACAGCGACCTACGAAGATCCCCTCAGATACCCAAAGGGAATAAAACACGTATTAGTAAACGGAGAAGTAGTCGTTGAGGAAGGCAAACACACGGGAAGAAGGCCGGGGAAGGTTCTCAAGAAGGCTCCTCTATCTAAAGCTTAG
- the queC gene encoding 7-cyano-7-deazaguanine synthase QueC translates to MRERCIVILSGGPDSTTLAYWARAEGYEVHALIFNYGQRAQREIECAVKTAERLKIHFQVVDLSSLKRLYKGVTSLVDSGIPVASSFERSLIVPFRNGIFLSIAVAYASSVKARRIFYGAHLEDQAFYPDTRREFYKAFEASARLGTGEEITVEAPFGDISKSEILKKGYELGVPFQLTWSCYLNGPKHCGVCESCINRKRAFREAGLTDPTEYEE, encoded by the coding sequence ATGAGGGAGAGGTGCATAGTGATACTGAGCGGGGGGCCAGACTCGACGACTCTGGCATACTGGGCTAGGGCAGAGGGCTATGAAGTCCACGCGCTCATATTCAACTACGGACAGAGAGCTCAAAGGGAGATAGAGTGCGCGGTCAAGACAGCTGAGAGGTTGAAAATCCATTTCCAGGTGGTTGATCTATCCTCCCTGAAGAGGCTATATAAGGGCGTGACATCCCTTGTAGACTCAGGGATCCCCGTTGCCTCATCCTTCGAGAGGTCTTTGATAGTGCCCTTCAGAAACGGAATCTTCCTCTCCATAGCCGTAGCATATGCCTCATCTGTTAAGGCTAGGAGGATATTCTACGGAGCTCACCTCGAGGATCAGGCGTTTTACCCTGACACAAGGAGGGAGTTCTACAAGGCCTTTGAGGCCTCTGCGAGGCTAGGGACCGGGGAGGAGATCACAGTGGAAGCCCCATTCGGAGATATCTCTAAATCGGAGATCCTGAAGAAGGGATATGAACTTGGTGTTCCATTCCAGTTAACCTGGTCCTGCTACCTAAATGGCCCGAAACACTGCGGAGTATGCGAGTCCTGCATAAACCGTAAGAGGGCGTTCAGGGAGGCTGGTTTAACCGACCCCACAGAGTACGAGGAGTGA
- a CDS encoding DUF998 domain-containing protein has translation MGVLRFSGLSGIAAVALGFSAVLLSIASSPWFNWTENALSDLGVGGSGLIFNTGLIASGVLLIFFFLGLLKLSGGCWAWKLGSYMFLADAISLVGVGVFNESFGRVHLYFSLVFFILMPLSLIMLGLSLWSRGIRGLSLFTLFSALVTPTVWLMPWRGAAIPEALSTLATAVWMINISLKMLRSETMDRPASCPSGRVSHP, from the coding sequence ATGGGGGTTTTAAGGTTTTCTGGCCTTTCCGGGATAGCGGCCGTGGCCTTGGGATTCTCAGCTGTCCTCCTCTCCATAGCCTCCTCTCCATGGTTCAACTGGACGGAGAACGCCCTCAGCGACCTTGGAGTAGGAGGCTCAGGATTAATTTTCAACACCGGCCTTATAGCCTCTGGGGTACTCTTGATATTCTTCTTCCTGGGGCTCCTGAAGCTTTCTGGGGGATGCTGGGCCTGGAAGCTCGGCTCCTACATGTTCTTAGCAGATGCCATATCCTTGGTTGGGGTTGGAGTATTCAATGAGAGCTTTGGAAGAGTCCACTTATACTTCTCATTAGTCTTCTTCATTCTAATGCCCTTATCACTCATCATGCTGGGGCTCTCTTTGTGGAGTAGAGGAATAAGAGGATTGAGCCTATTCACCCTATTTTCAGCCCTCGTTACACCCACAGTCTGGTTGATGCCGTGGAGAGGGGCAGCCATCCCAGAGGCCTTGTCGACCCTGGCGACGGCCGTATGGATGATCAATATAAGCCTAAAAATGTTGAGGTCTGAGACTATGGATAGACCCGCCTCATGTCCCTCGGGAAGGGTATCGCATCCCTGA
- a CDS encoding arginase family protein, whose protein sequence is MKEDIFNPVPQPFIDTSTTFDEADYVVFGAPLDLTGSYRRGSRFAPSSIRWASMDLEGCSLRTGLRRDKVRVSDIGDLKGSRDVEAYLECVVKAFKFISASGKIPVMMGGEHTVTLGALRALRPDLVVCLDAHLDLRESLSGLRLSHATFIRRAFEELDAYFLFIGCRAFSEEELKLAEEKSERLGIVTSLDILRGGPERALKALREALASAFSAYLTIDMDVLDPSAAPAVCNPVPEGLSVTGLLDIITGGVDLRFRGLDLTEVTPNYDSGLTSTQAAYIILESIYALESARTGMEQQI, encoded by the coding sequence TTGAAGGAGGATATATTCAATCCTGTGCCGCAGCCCTTCATTGATACATCTACAACCTTTGATGAGGCTGATTATGTTGTTTTTGGAGCCCCATTAGATCTCACGGGCTCTTACAGAAGGGGGTCTAGATTCGCCCCCAGCTCAATAAGATGGGCGAGCATGGATCTTGAGGGATGCAGCCTTAGAACGGGTCTTAGGAGGGATAAGGTGAGGGTTTCGGATATTGGTGATTTGAAGGGTTCAAGAGATGTCGAGGCCTATCTTGAATGCGTAGTGAAGGCTTTCAAGTTTATCTCCGCCTCTGGTAAGATCCCCGTTATGATGGGCGGGGAGCACACTGTGACCTTGGGCGCCCTGAGGGCCCTGAGGCCAGACCTAGTGGTCTGCCTCGATGCCCACCTCGACCTCAGGGAGAGCCTATCTGGACTCCGTCTCTCCCACGCCACCTTCATACGAAGGGCCTTCGAGGAGCTCGACGCCTACTTCCTCTTCATAGGGTGCAGGGCCTTCTCAGAGGAGGAGCTGAAATTAGCTGAGGAGAAATCGGAGAGGCTGGGAATAGTGACCTCCCTAGACATATTAAGGGGAGGGCCTGAGAGGGCTCTTAAGGCCTTAAGAGAGGCCCTAGCCTCAGCATTCTCTGCCTACCTCACTATAGATATGGATGTCTTGGACCCCTCTGCTGCACCAGCGGTCTGCAACCCGGTTCCTGAGGGATTAAGTGTGACAGGTCTACTTGATATAATAACAGGGGGAGTGGACTTGAGATTTAGGGGCCTCGATCTCACCGAGGTAACACCCAACTATGACTCTGGATTGACCTCAACCCAAGCCGCGTATATCATCCTTGAATCTATCTACGCCTTGGAGTCAGCCAGAACTGGAATGGAACAGCAGATATAG
- a CDS encoding QueT transporter family protein, whose amino-acid sequence MKISRRDLSLLTIYSGLYAAMVYAFAPISFAALQFRVAGVLRPAIAKKPILALGYAIGVAVGNLVSPFIGFYELFFMPVMSLLAGILGYAASKLLGGGYYTAGAVIAVVIPLSVSWMLNQLFNLPILATLPPLLLSEQIINLIGSSIFKAIERFYRWW is encoded by the coding sequence ATGAAAATAAGCAGGAGGGATCTATCCCTTTTAACAATCTACTCGGGTTTATATGCTGCAATGGTCTATGCCTTCGCTCCGATATCCTTCGCAGCCCTCCAGTTCAGGGTTGCTGGGGTGCTCAGGCCGGCTATTGCCAAGAAGCCTATATTGGCACTGGGATACGCTATAGGTGTGGCTGTTGGGAACCTCGTGAGCCCTTTTATTGGTTTTTATGAACTTTTCTTTATGCCGGTTATGAGCCTACTGGCGGGCATCTTGGGATACGCCGCCTCCAAGCTTCTGGGTGGAGGCTACTATACGGCTGGGGCTGTGATAGCTGTCGTGATCCCCCTGAGCGTAAGCTGGATGCTTAATCAGCTCTTCAACCTCCCGATCCTCGCAACGCTTCCCCCGCTTCTCCTGAGCGAGCAGATAATCAACCTCATCGGGTCATCCATCTTTAAGGCGATCGAGAGGTTTTACAGATGGTGGTGA
- a CDS encoding diphthine--ammonia ligase, producing the protein MFTGGKDSTYATRLALERGDDVVVLVTMMPCRGDSWMFHSANIHLAEMVARAMGIEHLPVQTSGEKDRELEDLRRALLELDVDGVVSGAIASRYQRDRIDLICRELNLHHITPLWGRNRGEVINEMLSRGMSIMVSAVAALGLDEGWLGRLLDIQALEELKGLQAKFGVDPCGEGGEMETLVLDAPWFLSRIEIVRARKEWNGLSGSIIVEEARLLEKMGLRKG; encoded by the coding sequence TTGTTCACAGGAGGCAAGGATAGTACCTACGCTACCCGCCTAGCATTAGAGCGTGGGGATGATGTCGTGGTTCTCGTGACAATGATGCCCTGTAGGGGGGACAGCTGGATGTTTCACTCAGCCAACATACATCTCGCCGAAATGGTGGCAAGAGCCATGGGAATTGAGCATCTACCTGTCCAGACCAGCGGTGAGAAGGATAGGGAGTTGGAGGATCTGAGGAGGGCTCTTCTAGAGCTGGATGTCGACGGAGTTGTCTCGGGGGCAATAGCCTCCAGATACCAAAGGGACCGTATAGACCTTATATGCAGGGAGCTGAACCTCCACCACATAACCCCCCTCTGGGGGAGGAATCGAGGGGAGGTGATCAACGAGATGCTCTCCAGAGGCATGTCCATAATGGTCTCAGCTGTTGCTGCCCTAGGCCTGGATGAGGGTTGGCTGGGTAGGCTCCTGGACATCCAAGCCTTGGAAGAGCTCAAAGGGCTTCAGGCCAAGTTTGGAGTGGATCCATGTGGTGAGGGTGGGGAGATGGAGACCCTTGTCCTCGACGCCCCTTGGTTTCTAAGCAGAATAGAGATAGTTAGAGCGAGGAAAGAGTGGAACGGGCTCTCCGGATCCATAATCGTTGAAGAGGCTAGACTTCTGGAGAAGATGGGCCTGCGCAAAGGATAA
- a CDS encoding threonine--tRNA ligase, with protein MCMSGEKEVISEALKAEERLVSDWYVLTPEGVLHPLNRFDFEGYEKLRKFADYEVRKSRAVEQEPPHVALMRSLELVDYEPASDPGNLRYYPKGRMVKALLEDYVTSKVHEYGGMEVETPIMYDMKHPSLAKYLHRFPARQYIVESDEDRYFLRFAACFGQFLMSHDATISYRDLPLRMYELTRYSFRREQAGELAGLRRLRAFTMPDVHALCRDLAQAMREFRRRFKLCVEVLKGIGLERDDYELGIRVTEDFYRKNRRFVNSLVRMHGKPALVEMWKERFFYFVLKYEFNFIDALDKASALSTDQIDVENGERYGIVYMDEDGRQKHPLILHCSPSGAIERDIYALLEKAYMDMKDGKPPMLPLWLSPTQVRLIPVSEAHVKIAEATARLLNRRRIRADVDDREETVPKKVRDAEREWIPYIIVMGEREMATSLLPVRVRREGGIRDMTLESLVNEIRREVRGMPWRPLPLPLRVKERPRFVG; from the coding sequence ATGTGTATGAGTGGAGAGAAGGAGGTTATCTCGGAGGCCCTTAAGGCTGAGGAGAGGCTTGTCTCCGATTGGTACGTGCTCACCCCCGAGGGCGTTCTACATCCCCTTAACAGGTTTGACTTCGAGGGATATGAGAAGCTTAGGAAGTTCGCGGACTACGAGGTAAGGAAGAGCAGGGCTGTTGAGCAAGAGCCGCCCCATGTGGCACTTATGAGGAGCCTTGAACTCGTGGATTACGAGCCCGCCTCGGATCCCGGGAACCTGAGATACTATCCCAAGGGGAGGATGGTGAAGGCCCTCCTTGAGGATTATGTCACATCAAAGGTGCACGAGTATGGGGGGATGGAGGTTGAGACACCTATAATGTACGACATGAAACACCCCTCGCTGGCCAAGTATCTCCACAGGTTTCCAGCCCGCCAGTATATAGTCGAATCCGATGAGGACAGGTACTTCCTCAGGTTCGCAGCCTGCTTCGGCCAGTTCCTTATGAGCCACGATGCGACCATAAGCTACAGGGACCTTCCCCTCAGGATGTATGAGCTGACCAGGTACAGCTTCAGGAGGGAGCAGGCTGGGGAGCTGGCCGGCCTTAGAAGGCTCAGAGCCTTCACCATGCCGGATGTCCACGCATTATGCAGGGACTTGGCCCAGGCGATGAGGGAGTTCAGGCGCCGATTCAAGCTCTGCGTTGAGGTTTTAAAGGGGATAGGGCTCGAAAGGGACGACTATGAACTCGGGATCAGGGTAACCGAGGACTTTTACAGGAAGAACAGGAGGTTTGTGAACTCCCTAGTAAGGATGCATGGGAAGCCAGCCCTCGTTGAGATGTGGAAGGAGAGGTTCTTCTACTTCGTCCTCAAGTACGAGTTCAACTTCATAGACGCCCTTGACAAGGCCTCAGCCCTCTCCACGGATCAGATCGATGTTGAGAACGGGGAGAGATACGGCATAGTCTACATGGATGAGGATGGGAGGCAGAAGCACCCCCTTATCCTCCACTGCTCCCCAAGTGGTGCCATAGAGAGGGACATATACGCCCTCCTTGAGAAGGCCTATATGGACATGAAGGATGGGAAGCCCCCAATGCTTCCCCTATGGCTCTCCCCCACACAGGTAAGGTTGATACCGGTCTCAGAGGCCCATGTCAAGATCGCTGAGGCTACCGCCCGTCTCCTGAATAGGAGGAGGATAAGGGCCGACGTAGATGATAGGGAGGAGACCGTCCCGAAGAAGGTGAGGGACGCGGAGAGGGAGTGGATACCATACATAATCGTTATGGGGGAGAGGGAGATGGCCACGAGCCTCCTCCCAGTCAGAGTCAGAAGGGAGGGTGGAATAAGGGACATGACTCTAGAGAGCCTAGTCAATGAGATTAGAAGAGAGGTTAGGGGGATGCCGTGGAGGCCTCTGCCCCTACCGTTAAGGGTTAAGGAGAGGCCTAGGTTCGTGGGTTAG